One Mycobacteroides abscessus ATCC 19977 genomic window carries:
- a CDS encoding APH(3'') family aminoglycoside O-phosphotransferase — protein MDGRLIDLSAWEPIVTGESGACVYRSPDGSRYAKKGGADLAGERDRIEWLSAQRIPGPSVLEWATTSDGPLLITSAVPGVPADQLDSEDLGRAWSGIAAAVRDLHALPTAGCPFSRGLAAMATLARDVVARDAVNPDFLTDEDRERPATELLCRVVAELPRRLAQEPDDLVVCHGDLCLPNIVIAPGDFSVAGFIDLGRLGLADRHADLALLFANARETWPGDGWVTAAAHERFLNRYGASADPERLAFYLRLDPLTWG, from the coding sequence GTGGACGGGCGTTTGATCGATCTGTCGGCCTGGGAGCCGATCGTGACGGGGGAGTCCGGTGCCTGCGTGTACCGCTCGCCCGACGGTTCTCGCTATGCGAAAAAAGGCGGTGCCGATCTTGCGGGCGAGCGGGACCGCATCGAATGGCTTAGTGCTCAACGTATTCCGGGCCCATCGGTGCTCGAATGGGCGACCACGTCGGACGGTCCGCTGCTGATCACCTCGGCGGTACCGGGCGTACCCGCCGACCAGCTCGACTCCGAGGATTTGGGCAGGGCATGGTCTGGGATCGCCGCAGCGGTGCGGGACCTGCACGCGCTGCCGACAGCGGGCTGTCCGTTTTCGCGAGGGCTGGCCGCCATGGCAACGTTGGCCCGCGACGTCGTGGCCCGCGACGCCGTGAACCCGGATTTTCTGACCGACGAAGACCGGGAGAGGCCGGCGACCGAGCTGCTATGCCGTGTTGTGGCCGAACTGCCTCGGCGCCTGGCTCAGGAGCCCGACGACCTGGTGGTGTGCCATGGGGACTTGTGCCTGCCGAATATCGTCATCGCGCCCGGAGACTTCTCAGTGGCGGGCTTCATCGATCTCGGCCGGCTCGGGTTGGCCGACCGGCACGCCGATCTGGCCTTGCTCTTTGCCAATGCCCGGGAGACCTGGCCCGGGGACGGCTGGGTCACGGCCGCCGCCCACGAGCGGTTCCTGAACCGGTACGGAGCGTCTGCCGACCCCGAACGGTTGGCGTTCTACCTGCGGTTGGATCCGCTGACCTGGGGATAG
- a CDS encoding ArsR/SmtB family transcription factor, with protein sequence MHAFDILGDPVRRRILELIQAGEMSSGAVTEIIRSEFAISQPAVSQHLKVLRDNGFAIVRSEGTRRMYRVDTTPMREVDQWLETFRRNWVPRLDALATEIARGKRQRRAPTPHRNTKESAS encoded by the coding sequence GTGCACGCCTTCGACATACTCGGAGACCCGGTGCGCCGGCGCATCCTGGAGCTGATCCAGGCGGGGGAGATGTCCTCCGGCGCCGTCACCGAAATCATCCGATCGGAGTTCGCGATCAGCCAGCCTGCCGTGTCGCAGCATCTGAAGGTATTGCGCGACAACGGTTTTGCGATCGTGCGTAGCGAGGGGACGCGACGGATGTACCGCGTCGACACCACGCCTATGCGCGAGGTCGACCAATGGCTGGAGACCTTCCGCCGCAACTGGGTGCCGCGCCTGGACGCACTGGCCACCGAGATCGCCCGCGGCAAGCGGCAGCGCCGCGCACCCACACCGCACCGAAACACCAAGGAGAGCGCCTCGTGA